A genome region from Astyanax mexicanus isolate ESR-SI-001 chromosome 19, AstMex3_surface, whole genome shotgun sequence includes the following:
- the nucb1 gene encoding nucleobindin-1, producing the protein MVGAWCWLLLLSISLRVWSVPIDRKTDGQDAPPPQEEKAEENMDTGLYYDRYLREVIEVLETDPHFREKLQTANTEDIKNGRLSKELDLVGHHVRTRLDELKRQEVSRLRMLLKAKLDSTNTQSVQMDHVSLLKQFEHLDPHNQNTFEAKDLELLIAAATKDLENYDAERHEEFKRYEMLKEHERREYLKSLDQEKREREEKRIEDLREKHRQHPKVNAPGSVDQLREVWEETDGLDPQEFNPKTFFKLHDTNGDGLLDEQELEALFTKELEKVYDPKNEEDDMMEMEEERLRMREHVMKNVDLNRDRLVSLEEFIKSTEKKEFNNAKEWETLDDKQPVYTEAELQRFEAELRDKEVELSRRAETLRQEQELLKERGKALEAQKKEYQQALMEMSQRQKDQQAVNKPPPSGPNGDLQFQQEIQKLAQGDIPVGKVPVDQNGEVQNSLQAEPPQNFPQHT; encoded by the exons ATGGTGGGGGCTTGGTGTTGGCTGCTGCTTCTGTCCATCTCTTTGAGGGTGTGGTCAGTGCCTATTGACCGGAAAACTGATGGCCAGGATGCGCCGCCCCCACAGGAGGAGAAAGCAGAAGAAAATATG gacacaggtcTTTACTATGACCGCTACCTGAGGGAGGTCATCGAGGTCCTGGAGACGGACCCTCACTTCAGAGAGAAACTACAGACAGCCAACACTGAGGACATTAAA AATGGCCGTCTCAGTAAAGAGCTGGATCTGGTGGGTCATCATGTCCGAACCCGCCTGGATGAGCTAAAGAGACAGGAAGTGTCTCGTCTCAGGATGTTGCTGAAGGCCAAGCTGGACAGCACCAACACACAGA GTGTTCAGATGGATCACGTGTCATTGCTGAAGCAGTTTGAGCATCTGGATCCACACAATCAGAACACATTTGAAGCCAAAGATCTGGAGCTGCTCATTGCTGCG GCCACTAAAGACCTGGAGAATTATGATGCGGAGCGGCATGAGGAGTTCAAGCGCTACGAGATGTTGAAGGAGCATGAGAGGAGAGAATACCTGAAGAGTCTAGAccaggagaagagagagagggaggagaagaggaTAGAGGATCTGAGAGAGAAGCACAGACAGCATCCTAAAGTCAACGCACCA GGCAGTGTTGATCAGCTGAGAGAGGTTTGGGAAGAGACGGACGGTTTGGACCCACAAGAGTTTAACCCTAAAACCTTCTTCAAGCTCCACG ACACAAATGGAGATGGTCTCCTGGATGAGCAGGAGCTGGAAGCTCTGTTTACAAAAGAG CTGGAGAAGGTGTACGACCCAAAGAACGAAGAGGATGACATGATGGAGATGGAGGAAGAGCGGCTGAGGATGAGGGAGCACGTCATGAAAAAT GTTGACCTTAATCGAGACAGGTTGGTGAGTCTGGAAGAGTTTATCAAATCAACAGAGAAGAAAGAGTTCAACAACGCAAAGGAATGGGAG ACACTGGATGACAAACAGCCGGTGTACACTGAGGCAGAGCTCCAGAGGTTTGAGGCAGAGCTCCGGGACAAAGAGGTGGAGCTTAGCAGGAGGGCGGAGACACTGAGACAGGAACAAGAGCTGCTTAAAGAAAGAGGCAAAGCGCTGGAGGCCCAGAAGAAAGAGTACCAGCAG gCTTTAATGGAGATGTCTCAGAGGCAGAAGGATCAGCAGGCAGTGAACAAACCGCCCCCTTCAGGCCCAAACGGAGATTTACAGTTTCAGCAGGAAATTCAGAAACTGGCTCAAGGGGATATTCCAG
- the ccndx gene encoding cyclin Dx produces MSVSLWCEEEEDVQPVGHRESASVRAPRDPNASGLRVIHGLLRSQDRYLPSPLYTSLIQRDPKRREELAKWTLEVCCDCGSDESVFPLSVSLLDRYLSVTLALPASPYCLAAACILVASKLVESEPVSADTLCAAAEYEFMSSNLREMERVLLGTLRWDVAAVTPQDFIPHFLSCLEELEGDNTERDFISTLRRHSDTLTAMCVCDSRFLGTPASLVSAAAINSAIRGLESKSQREMSHMTFTLAALCQTDVAVLQCYSELIEDALSERLRSSQEEEGQKEGGMEDERSSTPTDLREIDF; encoded by the exons atgtctgtgtctctgtggtgtgaggaggaggaggatgttcAGCCTGTTGGTCACAGAGAATCAGCTTCAGTCCGAGCCCCCCGAGACCCCAACGCTTCCGGCCTGAGAGTCATCCACGGCCTCCTGCGCTCGCAAGACAGATACCTCCCCTCTCCACTCTACACCTCACTCATCCAGAGAGACCCCAAACGCAGAGAGGAACTGGCCAAGTGGACCCTGGag GTGTGCTGTGACTGTGGCAGTGATGAGTCTGTGTTtccgctgtctgtctctctgctggACCGTTATCTGTCTGTGACGCTGGCTCTGCCGGCCTCTCCGTACTGTCTGGCCGCTGCCTGTATCCTGGTGGCCTCTAAGTTGGTGGAGAGTGAGCCGGTCAGTGCAGACACTCTGTGTGCTGCAGCCGAGTACGAGTTCATGTCCTCAAACCTCAGG GAGATGGAGCGTGTGCTGCTGGGAACTCTAAGGTGGGACGTAGCTGCAGTGACCCCTCAGGACTTCATCCCTCACTTCTTATCCTGCCTGGAGGAGCTGGAGGGagacaacacagagagagacttCATCTCCACCCTCAGACGACACAGCGACACTCTGACGGCCATGTGTGTGTGCGACTCTCGCTTTCTGGGCACTCCGGCCTCTCTGGTGTCTGCAGCGGCCATCAACTCAGCCATCCGGGGACTAGAGTCGAAAAGCCAGAGAGAAATGAGTCACATGACCTTCACCCTGGCTGCGCTCTGTCAGACTGATGTG GCCGTGCTGCAGTGCTACAGTGAGCTGATAGAGGATGCTCTCAGTGAGAGACTGAGGTCCAGCCAGGAGGAGGAGGGGCAGAAAGAAGGAGGGATGGAGGACGAAAGGTCGAGCACACCCACCGACCTGAGAGAGATAGACTTTTAA